One part of the Rutidosis leptorrhynchoides isolate AG116_Rl617_1_P2 chromosome 1, CSIRO_AGI_Rlap_v1, whole genome shotgun sequence genome encodes these proteins:
- the LOC139899310 gene encoding uncharacterized protein yields MAVLQMCHGYCGAISPGAGNVKFMIVAIDYFTKWVEAKALRTITGVIVRNFVWEYIVCRFGIPRELKSTGETPFSLVYGSEAMIHAEVFVPMYRIANFDESANKDDICENLNFIEERRLMATIREAKNKQQIAKYYNKKVRVLAFDVGE; encoded by the exons ATGGCCGTTCTACAAATGTGCCATGGATATTGTGGGGCCATTTCCCCAGGAGCGGGGAATGTAAAATTTATGATTGTTGCAattgattattttactaaatgggtGGAAGCTAAAGCTTTGCGCACAATCACTGGAGTGATAGTGCGAAATTTCGTGTGGGAATATATTGTTTGCAGGTTTGGTATCCCACGCGAACTT AAAAGTACTGGCGAAACACCTTTTAGCCTTGTGTACGGTTCAGAGGCAATGATTCATGCGGAAGTCTTTGTCCCAATGTATAGAATTGCTAACTTTGATGAAAGTGCGAATAAAGACGACATTTGTGAAAATTTAAATTTCATTGAAGAACGCAGGCTTATGGCCACAATAAGAGAGGCAAAAAATAAGCAACAAATTGCCAAGTATTACAACAAGAAGGTGCGCGTGTTAGCCTTCGATGTTGGCGAGTAG
- the LOC139899318 gene encoding uncharacterized protein, giving the protein MKQLLATLPTLIAPVDGEILYLYISIANEAFGLVLVAESNKVRKPVYFVSKALAGSEINYAPIEKFIYALVLTSRRLCRYFQGYPIHVLTDLPVKQVLSTPAISGRFSKWAIELGAFEIAYLPRTSVKGQVLADYFAEMTGELEVIHERTQLKPLQHEIWDLYTDGASCIEGVGAGLVLTSPSGEQQTYALRFNFYVTNNEAEYEALLAGLNIARKMNISQLRAYVDSQLVQVWVEELPIKSIDGSLIVAAIEEVQTNWMDPIMHYLRNNGLPEDKKEARLVRETSPMYVIENDILYRKSYLGPLMRCVGPAEAATIVEEVHSASCALHSGYKTIAAKIMRMGYFCLPCIVMLRK; this is encoded by the exons ATGAAGCAATTGCTTGCAACGCTACCTACACTGATTGCGCCCGTAGATGGTGAAATATTATATCTTTATATTTCGATTGCGAATGAAGCATTTGGTTTAGTGCTTGTTGCGGAAAGCAACAAAGTCCGGAAGCCAGTTTACTTTGTTAGTAAGGCGCTCgcgggaagtgaaataaactatgcgcctatTGAGAAATTTATTTACGCGCTGGTTTTGACATCAAGAAGGTTATGCAGATACTTTCAAGGTTATCCAATACATGTTTTAACTGATTTGCCGGTTAAACAAGTTTTGAGTACACCCGCAATATCAGGAAGATTTTCCAAATGGGCAATTGAGTTAGGAGCATTTGAAATAGCATATTTGCCGCGCACATCTGTAAAGGGCCAAGTTTTGGCAGATTACTTTGCAGAAATGACTGGTGAGCTTGAAGTTATCCATGAAAGAACGCAATTGAAACCTCTTCAACATGAAATTTGGGATTTATATACAGATGGTGCGTCGTGTATTGAAGGTGTAGGTGCGGGATTGGTATTAACAAGCCCAAGTGGTGAACAACAAACGTACGCGCTGCGTTTTAATTTTTATGTAACAAATAACGAGGCTGAATACGAAGCACTACTTGCGGGATTAAACATAGCGCGTAAAATGAATATTTCGCAGTTACGCGCATATGTAGATTCGCAGTTAGTG CAAGTCTGGGTAGAAGAGCTTCCTATTAAATCCATTGATGGTAGTTTGATTGTTGCGGCTATAGAAGAAGTTCAAACAAATTGGATGGATCCTATAATGCATTATTTACGCAATAATGGACTACCTGAAGACAAGAAAGAAGCTCGATTAGTGCGAGAAACATCCCCTATGTATGTGATTGAAAATGATATATTATATCGCAAATCATATTTGGGACCATTAATGCGGTGTGTAGGACCCGCAGAAGCTGCAACGATTGTTGAAGAGGTGCATAGTGCTTCTTGCGCTCTTCATTCAGGATACAAAACTATTGCAGCGAAAATAATGCGAATGGGTTACTTCTGCCTACCCTGTATCGTGATGTTACGCAAATAG